One region of Brachyspira hampsonii genomic DNA includes:
- the fucO gene encoding lactaldehyde reductase: MARYILNETSYFGIGIRSELAAEIKARGFKKALLVSDKVLDSCGVLKKVKDVLDGVGIAYDTFLDIKQNPTIKNCKDGLAKYNESGADFLIAVGGGSVMDVAKAIGITKNNPDFADVKSLEGVAATKNKSVPIMALPTTCGTAAEVTINYVIINEEENRKMVCVDPKDIPIAAFVDAELMASMPNSLVAATGMDALTHAIEGYITKAAHTISDMFEYKAMQLISKHLRGAVKDKNMTDMDGMSIAQYVAGMGFSNVGLGIVHSMAHPLGAIFDIPHGVANAVLLPIVMEFNMPVCIDKYVDIAVAMGEKVDGLSKEEAAKLAVEAVRKLSKDVNIPANLRELKIKEEDLPRLAKDALADVCTGGNPRDVTLDDILALYKKAY, from the coding sequence ATGGCTAGATATATTTTAAATGAAACAAGTTATTTTGGTATTGGTATAAGAAGCGAGCTTGCTGCTGAAATTAAGGCAAGAGGATTTAAGAAAGCATTATTAGTTAGTGATAAAGTTTTGGATTCTTGCGGAGTTCTTAAAAAAGTAAAAGATGTTTTAGATGGAGTTGGTATAGCTTATGATACATTTTTAGATATTAAGCAAAATCCTACTATTAAAAATTGTAAGGACGGATTAGCAAAATATAATGAATCCGGAGCTGATTTTTTGATTGCTGTTGGAGGCGGTTCTGTAATGGATGTTGCTAAAGCTATAGGTATTACAAAAAATAACCCTGATTTTGCTGATGTTAAATCTCTTGAAGGTGTGGCTGCTACAAAAAATAAAAGTGTACCTATTATGGCACTTCCTACTACTTGCGGTACTGCTGCTGAAGTTACTATTAACTATGTAATCATTAATGAAGAAGAAAATAGAAAAATGGTTTGCGTTGATCCTAAAGATATACCTATAGCTGCTTTTGTAGATGCTGAACTTATGGCTTCTATGCCTAATAGCCTTGTTGCTGCTACAGGTATGGATGCTTTAACTCATGCTATAGAAGGATATATTACTAAAGCAGCCCATACTATTTCGGATATGTTTGAATATAAAGCTATGCAGCTTATATCTAAACATTTAAGAGGGGCTGTTAAGGATAAAAACATGACTGATATGGACGGAATGAGTATTGCTCAGTATGTTGCTGGTATGGGTTTCAGTAATGTTGGTCTTGGTATTGTTCACTCTATGGCTCATCCTCTTGGAGCTATATTTGATATACCGCACGGTGTTGCTAATGCTGTACTTCTTCCAATAGTTATGGAATTTAATATGCCTGTTTGTATAGATAAGTATGTTGATATAGCTGTTGCAATGGGCGAAAAAGTTGATGGATTAAGCAAAGAAGAAGCTGCTAAATTAGCTGTTGAGGCTGTTAGAAAACTTTCTAAAGATGTTAATATTCCTGCTAATTTAAGAGAATTAAAAATTAAAGAAGAGGATTTACCTAGACTAGCAAAAGATGCTTTGGCTGATGTATGTACAGGAGGAAATCCTAGAGATGTAACATTAGATGACATACTTGCTTTATATAAGAAAGCTTATTAA
- a CDS encoding L-fuculose-phosphate aldolase — protein MSKNNRKDLAKSIIDACLSMRKDGVNQGTAGNISLRYENGMLITPSGMPYEIMTPEDIVFVDENGNPEKDKIPSSEWRFHLSILKDNPNFNAVIHNHAVYSSMVSILNVDYIPAIHYMVGVAGGNKIPCAKYATYGTQELCDNISEAMKGYKACILKNHGLLAADETLPKAYHVMMEVENLARLYMGVIGIGNYSVLSDAEMEIVLEKFKNYGLNVKHKTKTKAKSKTKK, from the coding sequence ATGTCTAAAAATAACAGAAAAGATTTAGCTAAAAGTATAATAGATGCTTGTTTAAGTATGAGAAAAGACGGTGTTAATCAGGGAACTGCTGGTAATATTAGTCTTAGATATGAAAATGGTATGCTTATTACACCTTCTGGCATGCCTTATGAGATTATGACTCCTGAGGATATTGTTTTTGTTGATGAAAATGGAAATCCTGAAAAAGATAAAATTCCTTCAAGCGAATGGAGATTTCATTTATCAATACTTAAAGATAATCCTAATTTTAATGCGGTAATACACAATCATGCTGTTTATTCTTCAATGGTTTCTATATTAAATGTAGATTATATACCTGCTATTCACTATATGGTAGGTGTTGCTGGAGGAAATAAAATTCCTTGTGCTAAATATGCTACTTATGGTACTCAGGAGCTATGTGATAATATATCTGAAGCTATGAAAGGTTATAAGGCTTGCATATTAAAAAATCATGGACTTCTTGCAGCTGATGAAACTTTACCTAAAGCGTATCATGTTATGATGGAAGTTGAAAATTTAGCAAGATTGTATATGGGTGTAATAGGAATAGGTAATTATTCAGTTTTATCTGATGCTGAAATGGAAATAGTTTTAGAGAAATTCAAGAATTACGGATTGAATGTTAAACATAAGACTAAAACTAAAGCAAAATCAAAAACTAAAAAATAA
- a CDS encoding rhamnulokinase translates to MSNKVYSIACDFGSSGGKIFLSKFENDKMTLEEVHRFSLTPIKINNYYYTDFIYMYNELLKGIKKVIDMGVQPSSLGINSWGVDYGYIDKNGELLSNPINYRDTRTIDTIKKLEKIGLGARELFNITGISCMPFNSIMQIYEDIQGRADIVNNASKLLFTPDLFGYFLTGNISSEYTISSTSQLIDVKKKIWSDEILEKINFDINKLPNLVEAGTKKGLLKQEIADYLGCKPFDIIAAASHDTASAVLSAPIFDDNTAYLSSGSWSLLGVELKEAILTDEAFENNFTNEMGYNNTIRFLENINGLWTIQLLQKKYQISFNDMEKLARDNIKDEHRIDINDNRFYNPKDIEDEILNYYKDTNQTNVPKDSRGIIIASVYNSLAESYAKYINSLKKLLNKDIKKLCIVGGGTRDKLICELTKEKTNLTVSIGPIECTATGNILAQFKSLGIVKNVEDMRKLVINSFEINEI, encoded by the coding sequence ATGAGTAATAAAGTTTATTCTATAGCTTGCGACTTTGGTTCATCCGGCGGTAAAATATTCTTATCTAAATTTGAAAATGATAAAATGACATTGGAAGAAGTTCATAGATTTTCTTTGACTCCTATAAAGATTAATAATTATTATTATACAGATTTTATATATATGTATAATGAGTTATTAAAAGGCATTAAAAAAGTTATAGATATGGGAGTGCAGCCTTCATCTTTGGGTATAAATTCTTGGGGTGTTGATTATGGTTATATAGATAAAAATGGAGAATTACTATCCAATCCTATAAATTACAGAGATACTAGAACTATAGATACTATAAAAAAATTGGAAAAAATAGGTCTGGGTGCTAGAGAATTATTTAATATAACCGGTATATCATGCATGCCTTTTAACAGTATAATGCAAATATATGAAGATATACAGGGCAGGGCTGATATTGTAAATAATGCTTCAAAGTTATTATTTACTCCTGATTTATTCGGATATTTTTTAACAGGAAATATTTCTTCTGAATATACTATATCTTCAACTTCTCAATTAATAGATGTAAAGAAAAAAATATGGTCTGATGAAATTTTAGAAAAAATTAATTTTGATATTAATAAGCTCCCTAATTTAGTTGAAGCTGGTACGAAAAAGGGTTTATTAAAACAGGAGATAGCAGATTATCTGGGATGCAAACCTTTCGACATTATAGCAGCTGCATCTCATGATACTGCTTCTGCTGTTTTATCTGCACCTATTTTTGATGATAATACGGCATACTTATCATCAGGTTCATGGTCTTTGCTTGGTGTCGAATTAAAAGAAGCAATATTAACAGATGAGGCTTTTGAAAATAATTTTACTAATGAAATGGGATATAATAATACTATAAGATTCTTAGAAAATATTAACGGACTTTGGACTATACAGCTTCTTCAGAAGAAATATCAAATCTCATTTAATGATATGGAAAAGCTTGCAAGAGATAATATTAAAGATGAACATAGAATAGATATCAATGATAATAGATTCTATAATCCTAAGGATATAGAAGATGAAATATTGAATTACTATAAAGATACAAATCAGACTAATGTTCCAAAAGATTCAAGAGGTATTATAATAGCTTCTGTATATAATTCTTTAGCAGAAAGTTATGCTAAATATATTAATAGTCTGAAAAAACTTTTGAATAAAGATATTAAGAAGTTATGTATTGTAGGTGGAGGAACTAGAGATAAATTAATATGCGAACTTACTAAAGAAAAAACTAATTTAACTGTTTCAATAGGGCCTATAGAATGTACTGCTACAGGAAATATATTAGCACAATTTAAATCTTTAGGTATTGTCAAAAATGTTGAAGATATGAGAAAATTAGTTATAAATAGTTTTGAAATAAATGAAATATAA
- a CDS encoding FGGY-family carbohydrate kinase: MKYIIGIDVGSGSSRAGIFSLDGNSFGFESTPIKLRKIDENFVEQSSNDIWNSVCQSVKKVISKSKINSDDVIAIGFDATCSLVALDKDNKPVSVNKDCEDDWNIIMWMDHRAVKEADEINSQNFDVLKYVGGKISLEMEIPKILWLKRNLPENYKRINQFFDLADFLQYKACGSNIRSSCTTACKWTYLAHENKWDEAFFKSLDLYDLIEENKIGNIIKEPGVFAENLTEESSKELGLSSNVKVAVGMIDAHAGGLGSLIGKAENTLVIVAGTSACHMMNSKEPIFVNGVWGPYYNAMVSGMWLNEGGQSAYGSLIDYNIKKHPYFNNLIKEGKTFKDIYQILNEEVDKLKNINKFYIKDIHILDYHYGNRSPIADPKERGVEIGLDMSEDITSMAKLYWATIDSICFGTRNIIETSKNNGYTINTIIVCGGAAKNPLFMRELADICQCTIYTAGHEESVVFGSAILASIASGEYKNYEDALAKMSKKGECIETDKTMKEYFDKKYQIYLELYKDKLKYEKLMSDF, encoded by the coding sequence ATGAAATATATAATAGGTATAGATGTAGGTTCAGGCAGTTCAAGAGCAGGCATTTTCTCATTAGATGGAAATAGCTTTGGATTTGAAAGCACACCTATAAAATTAAGAAAAATAGATGAAAATTTCGTTGAACAATCTTCTAATGATATATGGAACAGCGTATGTCAGTCAGTAAAAAAAGTTATATCTAAATCTAAAATCAATTCTGATGATGTTATAGCTATAGGATTTGATGCAACTTGTTCGCTTGTAGCTTTGGATAAAGATAATAAACCTGTAAGCGTCAATAAAGATTGCGAAGATGATTGGAATATAATAATGTGGATGGATCATAGGGCTGTAAAAGAAGCTGATGAGATTAATTCACAAAATTTCGATGTGTTAAAATATGTAGGAGGGAAAATAAGCCTTGAAATGGAAATACCTAAAATTCTATGGCTTAAAAGAAATTTACCTGAAAATTATAAAAGAATTAATCAATTTTTTGATTTGGCAGATTTCCTTCAATATAAAGCCTGCGGAAGTAATATAAGAAGTTCTTGTACTACCGCATGTAAATGGACATATTTGGCTCATGAAAATAAATGGGATGAAGCTTTTTTTAAAAGCTTAGATTTATATGATCTTATAGAAGAAAATAAAATAGGAAATATTATCAAAGAACCCGGCGTATTTGCTGAAAATCTCACAGAAGAAAGCAGCAAAGAATTAGGTTTATCTTCAAATGTTAAGGTTGCTGTTGGTATGATAGATGCCCATGCAGGCGGACTTGGTTCATTGATAGGAAAAGCAGAAAATACTCTTGTAATAGTAGCCGGCACTTCTGCATGTCATATGATGAATAGTAAAGAACCAATATTTGTTAATGGTGTTTGGGGACCTTATTATAATGCTATGGTATCAGGCATGTGGCTAAATGAAGGCGGTCAAAGTGCTTATGGAAGTTTAATAGATTATAATATAAAAAAGCATCCTTATTTTAATAATCTCATAAAAGAAGGAAAAACATTTAAAGATATATATCAAATTCTAAATGAAGAAGTTGATAAATTAAAAAATATTAATAAATTCTATATAAAAGATATTCATATACTAGATTATCATTACGGAAACAGATCCCCTATAGCAGATCCAAAAGAAAGAGGAGTAGAAATAGGTTTGGATATGTCAGAAGATATTACATCTATGGCTAAATTATATTGGGCAACTATAGATAGTATATGCTTTGGTACAAGAAATATTATAGAAACTTCAAAAAATAATGGTTATACTATAAATACTATAATAGTATGCGGAGGTGCTGCTAAAAATCCATTATTTATGAGAGAGCTTGCAGATATATGTCAATGTACAATATATACAGCAGGACATGAAGAATCTGTTGTATTCGGAAGTGCGATTCTGGCTTCTATAGCTTCAGGAGAATATAAAAATTATGAAGATGCATTAGCAAAAATGTCTAAAAAGGGAGAATGCATAGAAACTGATAAAACTATGAAAGAATATTTTGATAAAAAGTATCAAATATATTTGGAACTTTATAAAGATAAATTAAAATACGAAAAACTAATGTCTGATTTTTAA
- a CDS encoding BspA family leucine-rich repeat surface protein produces the protein MKKYKPETKQELEKLVYTDGIKLYDVDTSLITDMSELFYKSSRKDFEGIEDWDVSNVEDMSYMFAYMSYDSFESRSKAKFNRNLNNWNVSKVKHMSFMFYYCNDFNQPLDKWDVSNVEDMFRMFDNCKKFNQPLNSWNVSNVTNMSGMFQVAESFNQPLDKWDVSNVTTMRAMFNYAKAFNQDISNWNVSKVEDMGYMFSICVNFNQPLNDWDVSKVKTMEGMFRSAFKFNQPLDKWDTSKVENMNEMFSQCDSFNQPLNSWNVSNVKTMESMFRSTEAFNQPLDKWDTKKLKTIFGIFDFAKGYNCFDSLANWDLNKVSEMSNLCFGKYEELPLKIKAYLQAFYGSYKDYLTITKENVKEVYDLISKDTNKKILSLKKRLESEFSEELSSVTDNYNFKTIEEAEKYVENNYNKKDDKKVSFINDYKVLIKDKSREVENKVLKYIYLEYLLLKRDVKRLMQVDNIVNLLDKESFVNFAKNIYDETNKETAAFIYAIYGGDEAIKNIYKKEHDTKLSLLIIKLNMQSKYALRLLYEIYSNTKKSEVRYEAYNLIEEVMKKMDISYNEFQLRYSSDFGFNSKGEKELNKNYKLILNSDYSLSIFDMKNNKELKKIPQNFDEDLKEEVTKLRKEIPSFMKDTSYALAILLASGEKYSYDVFKEIFINNAMMNRFASSLIWNLYDKDSNFITTFRYSGDGSYSNFEDEELKIDDNSFIGLASPVIFIIILISTIIIIKNFFSKKKNKPQKNIQKMMKELQKNIEENENDLDSIYQLATLEEKYGDFNNALDKYEKLIKERYFADNDINEIEIYKKLEPAYSQLGDKEKSFKYSLLIEKAEPNNIYYAMKLGTMLGKEGKYKLACEYFNKVIVSKENIDIEEAKTAALSFFMIKDYRKSIIFLEELYKKIFNDKEIDASEIDNLEILMISMYISADELNRAIAFIEQILSNKNISEEHKLYINKMYMYTLYKLSDNERFREMYNNIISLYNLEEADYKYAGLIFDFAFYSYFLKDINASIRFFTKLNSFHKLEYSVYYLDQILQYLNEVNKASLQLSKLRNAMKLNDEKYVNERYDKYIDSELIAIWEKVLGLWEVNFYNFDYINSLVEIQNTIDVDKILNEYNMEKQLNDDNRQKRITNIDTIYSLSLSNFKKLCQNIIQNKLSYSILQEYSDNIINYEYGDDVNYLAYPTNKNKKDLTLISIKRWKNTEVGELIIRDFLLMVNESGAKSGILILPVKLSNSAKSYAKHNEKITVYTRSQFNSFLKNNFVK, from the coding sequence ATGAAGAAATATAAACCTGAAACAAAACAAGAATTAGAAAAATTAGTATATACTGACGGAATAAAACTCTATGATGTAGATACAAGTCTTATTACGGATATGAGCGAACTTTTTTATAAAAGCAGCAGAAAAGATTTTGAAGGAATAGAAGATTGGGATGTTTCTAATGTTGAAGATATGTCATATATGTTTGCATATATGAGTTATGATAGTTTTGAAAGCCGTTCTAAAGCTAAGTTTAATCGTAATCTTAATAATTGGAATGTATCCAAAGTTAAGCATATGAGTTTCATGTTTTATTATTGTAATGATTTTAATCAGCCTTTAGACAAATGGGACGTTTCTAATGTTGAGGATATGTTTAGAATGTTTGATAATTGTAAAAAATTCAATCAGCCTTTAAATAGTTGGAATGTATCCAATGTAACAAATATGAGCGGTATGTTTCAGGTGGCGGAAAGTTTTAATCAGCCTTTAGATAAATGGGACGTTTCTAATGTTACAACTATGAGAGCTATGTTTAATTATGCTAAAGCGTTTAATCAAGATATAAGCAATTGGAATGTTAGTAAAGTTGAAGATATGGGTTATATGTTTAGTATATGTGTTAATTTTAATCAGCCTCTTAATGATTGGGACGTATCTAAAGTAAAAACTATGGAGGGTATGTTTAGAAGTGCTTTTAAATTCAATCAGCCTTTAGATAAATGGGATACTTCAAAGGTTGAAAATATGAATGAGATGTTTAGTCAATGTGACAGCTTTAATCAGCCTTTAAATAGCTGGAATGTATCCAATGTAAAAACTATGGAATCTATGTTTCGCAGTACTGAAGCTTTTAATCAGCCTCTTGATAAATGGGATACAAAAAAATTAAAAACGATATTTGGAATATTTGATTTTGCTAAAGGTTATAATTGTTTTGATTCATTAGCAAATTGGGATTTAAATAAAGTATCAGAAATGAGTAATTTATGCTTTGGAAAGTATGAAGAACTGCCTTTAAAAATTAAAGCGTATCTTCAGGCTTTTTATGGTTCTTATAAAGATTATTTAACTATTACAAAAGAGAATGTAAAAGAAGTATATGATTTAATATCAAAAGACACAAATAAAAAAATTTTGTCATTAAAGAAGAGATTAGAAAGCGAGTTTAGCGAAGAGCTTTCATCTGTTACAGATAATTATAATTTCAAAACTATAGAAGAAGCAGAAAAGTATGTGGAAAACAATTATAATAAAAAAGATGATAAAAAGGTGAGCTTTATAAATGATTATAAGGTTTTAATAAAAGATAAATCAAGAGAAGTTGAAAATAAAGTTTTAAAATATATATATTTAGAATATTTGCTTCTTAAAAGAGATGTTAAAAGATTAATGCAGGTTGACAATATCGTTAATTTACTTGATAAAGAATCTTTTGTAAATTTTGCTAAAAATATCTATGATGAAACTAATAAAGAAACAGCTGCTTTTATATATGCTATATACGGAGGAGATGAGGCCATAAAAAATATATATAAAAAAGAACATGACACAAAACTTTCACTTTTAATAATTAAATTAAATATGCAAAGTAAATATGCACTTAGATTATTATATGAAATATATTCAAATACAAAAAAATCTGAAGTTCGTTATGAGGCTTATAATTTAATTGAAGAAGTGATGAAAAAAATGGATATTAGCTATAATGAGTTCCAATTAAGATATTCATCTGATTTCGGATTTAATTCTAAAGGTGAAAAAGAGTTGAATAAAAATTATAAATTAATTTTGAATAGTGATTATTCTTTGAGTATTTTTGATATGAAAAATAATAAAGAATTAAAAAAGATTCCCCAAAACTTTGATGAGGATTTAAAAGAAGAAGTAACAAAATTAAGAAAAGAAATTCCTTCTTTTATGAAAGATACTTCTTATGCTTTAGCTATTTTATTAGCAAGCGGAGAGAAATACAGTTATGATGTATTCAAAGAGATTTTTATTAATAATGCTATGATGAATAGATTTGCTTCATCTTTAATATGGAATTTATATGACAAAGATTCTAATTTTATAACTACTTTCAGATATTCAGGCGACGGGAGTTATTCAAACTTTGAAGATGAAGAATTAAAAATTGATGATAATAGTTTTATAGGTTTGGCAAGCCCTGTAATATTCATCATTATATTAATATCTACAATTATAATAATTAAAAATTTTTTTTCAAAAAAAAAAAACAAGCCACAGAAAAACATACAAAAGATGATGAAAGAATTGCAGAAGAATATAGAAGAAAATGAAAATGATTTGGACTCTATTTATCAATTAGCTACGCTTGAAGAAAAATACGGCGACTTTAATAATGCATTAGATAAATATGAAAAACTTATAAAAGAGAGATATTTTGCAGATAATGATATTAATGAAATTGAAATATACAAAAAATTAGAGCCGGCATATTCTCAATTAGGAGATAAAGAAAAAAGTTTTAAATATTCTCTTTTAATCGAAAAAGCTGAACCTAATAATATTTATTATGCTATGAAATTAGGTACTATGCTCGGAAAAGAAGGTAAATATAAACTTGCCTGCGAATACTTTAATAAAGTGATAGTATCAAAAGAAAATATAGATATAGAAGAGGCAAAAACAGCTGCATTATCGTTTTTTATGATTAAAGATTATAGAAAGTCTATAATATTTTTGGAAGAATTATACAAAAAAATATTCAATGATAAAGAAATAGATGCATCAGAAATTGATAATCTTGAAATATTAATGATATCTATGTACATATCGGCTGATGAGCTTAATAGAGCAATTGCATTCATAGAACAAATATTATCAAATAAAAATATAAGCGAAGAGCATAAACTATATATTAATAAGATGTATATGTACACATTGTATAAATTATCTGATAATGAAAGATTTAGAGAAATGTATAATAATATAATTAGTTTATATAATTTAGAAGAGGCAGATTATAAATATGCGGGGCTTATATTTGATTTTGCATTTTATTCATATTTCTTGAAAGATATAAATGCTTCTATAAGATTCTTCACAAAATTGAATTCTTTTCATAAATTGGAATACAGTGTTTATTATTTAGATCAAATACTGCAGTATCTTAATGAAGTTAATAAAGCATCACTTCAATTGAGCAAATTAAGAAATGCTATGAAACTAAATGATGAAAAATATGTAAATGAAAGATATGATAAATATATTGATAGTGAATTAATAGCAATATGGGAAAAAGTATTGGGATTATGGGAAGTAAATTTCTATAATTTTGATTATATTAATTCATTGGTAGAAATTCAAAATACTATTGATGTTGATAAAATACTAAATGAATATAATATGGAGAAACAATTAAATGATGATAATAGGCAGAAAAGAATTACAAATATAGATACTATATATTCATTAAGTTTGAGTAATTTCAAAAAACTTTGCCAGAATATAATTCAAAATAAATTATCATATTCTATATTGCAGGAATATTCAGATAATATAATAAATTATGAGTATGGAGATGATGTTAATTATTTGGCATACCCTACTAATAAAAATAAAAAGGATTTAACCTTAATTTCAATAAAAAGATGGAAAAACACTGAGGTAGGAGAACTTATCATTAGAGATTTTTTGCTTATGGTCAATGAATCTGGGGCAAAAAGCGGTATACTAATTCTTCCTGTGAAATTGTCAAATAGTGCCAAAAGCTATGCAAAACATAATGAAAAAATTACCGTTTATACAAGAAGCCAATTTAATTCATTTTTAAAAAATAATTTTGTAAAATAA
- a CDS encoding LacI family DNA-binding transcriptional regulator: MKIRELSRISGISPATISRMLKDPNSVKESTRNKINDVLKNNDIDKYFNTKCIKRIILIIPDLSNTFYLDLFNGIISVVQKNDIPFGIYITNESIAEEEKIFSRIKNNRDIGVIWIPASNKRDKLPYDKNTNLVSLVDRNLPFDNIYIKNLSDNFNAAKKSTDLLIEGGAKNPIIITGSLNLSNAQERKDGFLESIKNHKLDNGINRVYYGDFNDSESGYDIIKKLVKEKIEFDSILAANQILAIGILKALNELKLSIPDDVSIITFDKLVNLYSSYENNNISEVVFPAFDIGSNATSMLLAQKTFDIQKQIFNYSAEFHLKGSEKK, from the coding sequence TTGAAAATAAGAGAATTATCAAGAATAAGCGGGATATCGCCGGCAACTATCTCAAGAATGCTTAAAGATCCAAATTCAGTAAAAGAATCTACTAGAAATAAAATTAATGATGTTTTAAAAAACAATGATATTGATAAATATTTTAATACAAAATGTATAAAAAGAATAATATTAATAATACCTGATTTAAGTAATACATTTTATTTAGATTTATTTAATGGTATAATATCTGTAGTTCAAAAAAATGATATACCATTTGGAATATACATTACTAATGAATCCATAGCAGAAGAAGAAAAAATTTTTTCTAGAATAAAAAATAATAGGGATATAGGAGTAATATGGATTCCTGCATCAAATAAAAGAGATAAATTGCCGTATGATAAGAACACAAATCTAGTATCATTAGTAGATAGAAATTTACCATTTGATAATATATATATAAAGAATTTATCAGACAATTTTAACGCTGCAAAAAAATCTACAGATTTATTAATAGAAGGCGGAGCAAAAAATCCAATAATCATAACAGGAAGTTTAAATCTCAGTAATGCTCAAGAAAGAAAAGATGGATTTTTGGAAAGCATAAAAAATCATAAATTGGATAACGGCATAAATAGAGTATATTACGGAGATTTTAATGATAGTGAAAGCGGATACGATATTATAAAAAAACTAGTGAAAGAAAAAATTGAATTCGACTCTATTTTGGCTGCTAATCAAATACTAGCAATAGGTATATTAAAAGCTTTAAATGAATTAAAATTATCAATACCAGATGATGTATCTATAATCACTTTTGATAAACTTGTAAATTTGTATTCATCTTATGAAAATAATAATATATCTGAAGTAGTATTTCCGGCATTTGATATAGGAAGTAATGCTACATCTATGTTATTAGCTCAGAAAACATTTGATATTCAAAAACAAATCTTTAATTATTCTGCTGAATTCCATCTAAAAGGAAGTGAAAAAAAATAG